A segment of the Vibrio aquimaris genome:
AACATGGTCTACCACGGTTGAGCATTAGATATAGGAAAAATAATGAAGATCATTGGTCATCGCGGGGTTGCAGGACACCACCCTGAAAACACCAAAATTAGTATTCAAGCCGCCGCTGAATTAGGGCTTGAGTGGGTCGAAGTCGACGTACAACCAACGAAAGACAATATTTTGGTTATTTGTCACGACCATACCATTGACCGATGCAGTAACGGAAGTGGACGCATTGACGAACAGACGCTCGCAGAACTTCGTCGTTTTGATTTTGGTGCCAAATTTGGCGATAAGCCTGACCAGCAGTTCATAATGACTCTAACAGAATTACTTTTGCTGGCTGATGAATTAAACCTAAAACTCAACTTAGAATTAAAAGTAGATCGACACGATAAAGCGCATGTTGCTCAACTTTTGAAACATGATTTAGAGTCTTCACCCGTTTCCACTGATTCAATTCTACTTTCTAGTTTTGATCATGCGACACTAATCAAGCTGCACACCATTTTACCTGATTATCGAATTGCAGTACTCACAGAAAAACTGCTTCCCCGAGATATCAAATTGTTGGAAACAATATCGGCATTCGGTTGTAACCTCAATTATCGGTTTGCAACTGAAAAAGATGTTCACAAACTCCAACAACAAGGCTATC
Coding sequences within it:
- a CDS encoding glycerophosphodiester phosphodiesterase family protein, giving the protein MKIIGHRGVAGHHPENTKISIQAAAELGLEWVEVDVQPTKDNILVICHDHTIDRCSNGSGRIDEQTLAELRRFDFGAKFGDKPDQQFIMTLTELLLLADELNLKLNLELKVDRHDKAHVAQLLKHDLESSPVSTDSILLSSFDHATLIKLHTILPDYRIAVLTEKLLPRDIKLLETISAFGCNLNYRFATEKDVHKLQQQGYQVWCYTVNRPSDIQSLSNLDGIFSDYPERFLDQKPVNTRD